The nucleotide sequence gagAATTTCAagctctctctcgctctccaTGGTTGCTGACAGAAACAGATGCTAAAGGGAATCAGGACATCAAAACTTGATTGGTAATCTGCAAATCCACGAGGTGGGTTTTTTCGAATATTCAAATCTTATTAGTTTGAACTTTTGGTGTTTGGAGGAAGTTTTTGTGATTATTTGGTTGTGAAATTTAGGATTTTGGCAAAATGGGTCGGTCCAAATCTGATTAGGGAGGGCTCTCTGATCAAAAGGGAGCTATTTTTCTGTAAATTTGAGAGAACACAGGAGGtaggatttgattattgtggaCAAGTTAATATGCGTTGCAGCTGCTTTGGTGCTTCGGTTGCTGAGAAGAGGAAAAGGAAATCTGGTTCTGGTCAATTTGGCCATGATCTTGATGGTACGGACATGGTTAAATGTTCCCACTTTCtggttttgttattttttttacatccGTACTGTGGTTTTTTTGTTCATGTGATTCTGCTGGATCATCATTGTTATTGTGATTGATTGATTGTTTTGTGTGTTGCATAGAGAATGTGCTGGAAAATATCAAGGCTTTCTCTTACAATGAATTAAGATCCGCGACGGATAATTTCCATCCGAGTAATAAGATCGGGCGAGGCGGTTTTGGAACTGTATACAAGGTACTCAGATTATGCATTTGTCTTGTAATAGTTATAATTGGGAAGTTTGCACCAATTATAGAGAATTCATGATATCTGTGGTTCGAATTATGTTAGTTGTTTTCGATTCCAAATTTGTTGCAATGACTAATGAGCTGGCTCAAAATATCAAGCAATTGGGTTTGCGTTTTAAGAACACTTCAAGTTCTATCCTTATGTTTTTCTAACACATAGATGCAATGTTTGGTCTGCTAAAAACTCTCACCTGTAGTTCAAGATTTGAGAAAAATAGTGATTTTGTATTTTCCTAGTATTATGATTTTGCTTTAGATCATGCGGTGATTAAGAATGTTAGCCACCAATTTTGATTGAATTCTGCGACGTTTCTAGACAGTAATTTCTATTTCCTAGTTTCCAAGCTTTCGTTGCTCGTCTTACAAACTTTAATAATGATTTTGCATTAATCAGAATACATAGATGGTTTTCGTCCATGACATTTCATATTGTCTTAGTAGTTTAGCTGCGTTTTGCTAGGGAACCCTGACAAGTGGAAAGCATGTTGCTGTCAAGACACTTGCTGCTCAGTCGAAGCAGGGAGTCCGTGAATTCTTAAATGAGATTAACACTATCTCAAATGTCCGGCATCCAAACCTTGTTGAGTTGATTGGGTGCTGTGTTCAGGAAGCTGATCGAGTTTTGGTCTATGAATACGTTGAGAATAAAAGCCTTGATCATGCATTATTAGGTAAATGGATAAATTTTTTAGCATGTAAAGAAAACTGTAGGTACACAATACACAAGGATGGACCATAAGTCtaatttgttttccttttgtttgtaggtccaacTAGAACCATCAAACTGGATTGGGAAAAAAGATCAGCCATTTGCTTGGGTACTGCCAGGGGTCTTACGTATCTTCATGAAGAACTGGTGCCGCATATTGTACATAGAGATATCAAGGCTAGTAATTTACTTTTAGACAGAGAATTTAACCCGAAAATCGGAGACTTTGGGTTGGCTAAACTCTTCCCTGATGATATCACTCATATCAGCACAAGGATTGCGGGAACAACGTACGTTACTTTCATATTTCTAGTTGATTCAGTTTCCTTGATTGATTCAGTTAGGAATTTATGTTGCATTGTATTTTCCAATTTTTCCTTGCTTAATTCACTTAGGAGATTATACAGAGAGTTTATGTAGCTGCTTATGCTTTAGTTTCGTTTTTTCAGTGGTTATTTGGCACCAGAATATGCATTGGGAGGTCAGTTAACCCTCAAGGCCGACGTTTACAGTTTTGGGGTTCTCATTCTTGAAATAGTATGTGGAAGAAGCAGTGCCAAGGGAGACTGGGGTGGGACAGAAAAGTTTATGCTTGAATGGGTGCGTTGTTTATTTCCATTTTTCGACAAAATTCTTGGCATCATCAGATTCGTTCATCTTTTCCTTGATCATACACGCAATCTTATATTGCGATTTTGTACACTTTGTAGCTGTTGAGGTCATATGGACTTATTTCATTTTCCATTTACGTTCTTTTCCACGATCATACTCGCAGTCTTATTCTGCTTCCTTTTACAATTCTTTCGTTTCTTCGATAGGCATGGCAGCTCCATGAAGAAGGGAGACTATTGG is from Malus sylvestris chromosome 5, drMalSylv7.2, whole genome shotgun sequence and encodes:
- the LOC126622370 gene encoding putative serine/threonine-protein kinase, which codes for MRCSCFGASVAEKRKRKSGSGQFGHDLDENVLENIKAFSYNELRSATDNFHPSNKIGRGGFGTVYKGTLTSGKHVAVKTLAAQSKQGVREFLNEINTISNVRHPNLVELIGCCVQEADRVLVYEYVENKSLDHALLGPTRTIKLDWEKRSAICLGTARGLTYLHEELVPHIVHRDIKASNLLLDREFNPKIGDFGLAKLFPDDITHISTRIAGTTGYLAPEYALGGQLTLKADVYSFGVLILEIVCGRSSAKGDWGGTEKFMLEWAWQLHEEGRLLELADPEMGEFPEEEVLRYMKVAFFCTQAAANRRPKMSQVLDMLSRNIRLNEKQLTAPGFFNSSGSLSGPSGKKSFSETTTSQMSSVPDTITQVTPR